The Microbacterium forte sequence TCCGTGCTTGGCCACCAGTCGGATCCATGCGCGCCCGTACTCGGTGAAGTCGTCGAGTTTGTCGGGGTCGATCTCGTAGCGCAGGTGAACGGTGATCATGTCGTTCATCCTCTCAGAGGGTGAACGTCGTCTCGCTCTCAGCCCGCATCCGCGACGTTCCGTTCCTCGTCGGAGTTCGGGGTCCAGCCGAACCATCCGCCGTCAGTGCTCATGACGCTCCAGTCGCCGCACGCGAAGACGGTCTTCGCCGTGTACGGATCGGGAGCGTCGTCGAGCACCCAGGCCGGCGCCGAACTCCGTTCCACCTCGGTGCAGTCGTCGCCGAGCGCGGATCCGCTGGAGAGCAGAACGACGGCGTCCGCGGCGTCCTCGATGGTCGACGTGCGCACGGTGATCTCGGTGGCGTCGGCCGGGATCCAGCCGGCCTCGACCTCGGCCCCGTCGTCGAAGGCCTCGACGTCGTCGAAGGTCGATGTGGCCTGCTTGTGGACGATGCTGTCGTAGGCGGAGCATCCGGTGAGAGAGATCAGCCCCACGACGATCAGGGCGGAGGAGGCGAGGGCCGTTCGTGCGTTCATGTGTTCCACACTGGTCGACCCGAGCGGCGTCGACATCGGGCGAGCGAGGTAGCGGCATACATCTCGAGGATGATCCCGCGCCGACCCCGCCCCTGAACGCGAAGGTACGCTGAAGGCATGGGTGATCAATCGCCGCTCGCCTCTCGACCCCTGTGGGCGAGCGTGGCCGACGGCTTCTACGTGGGCAGCCGGGACGGCTCCTTCCTCGGCTACGTCGACCGTCAGGCGGATGGCATGTGGCGTGCTTTCGACGCGGTCTCGCGTTCCATCGGCGACTATGCAGACCACCACCGCGCGATGGCCGCGGTGACCACTCGGGGAGAGGATGCCGGATGACCGCCGAGCACGCACTCGTCTCGCTCGTCTACTGCAGCAGCGCGACGCACCCGTTCAGCGAGCAGGAGCTCGCCGACCTGCTCGCGGTGAGCCGGGCCCGTAACAGCGCTCGTGACATCACCGGCATGCTGCTCTACCGGGGCGGCGAGTTCGTCCAGATCCTCGAGGGTGCCAGGTCGGACGTGGAGAGCCTGATGGAGATCATCGGCCGGGATCCCCGTCACGAGGACGTGCGTGTGCTGATCGAGGAGCCGCTGCATGAGCGGCGCTTCGCCGAGTGGACCATGGGGTATCAGTCCCTGGTCGCTGCGGAGCCGAAGATGCTGTCGGGATATCGCGATTCCTTCGACGACCTCCGCGTGGGCGACCACGACATGATCGGCCGCGCGATCATGGAGCTCACCCTGTGGTTCCGCGTGCGGGAGTCCGCCGCGCGGTAGACGCGGGCTCGTGAGCACGGGCCGCTCGCCGGCCCGCTTCGCCGCAGCTCGCGCTCACCGAGCTCCCGCTCGGCTCTCTCGGGATGTAGACCCTGGTACTGCCTCGCCACCGTGGTCAGGACCGCAGCCCGATGTGCCCGTGCGCCGTCGTTCGTAGCGTCGAAGGCGAACGAAAGGCGCGACATGATTCGAGTTCAGTCCCTGACGAAGCACTACGGCGAGAGGGTGGCCGTGAACGGCATCGACTTCACCGTCGAACCGGGCACGGTCACCGGGTTCCTGGGACCCAACGGGGCAGGCAAGTCCACGACCATGAGGATGATCGTCGGCTTGGACCGGCCGACCGCGGGCACCGCGGAGGTCAACGGTCGGGCCTATGCGGATCTGCCCTCACCCCTGCGCGAGGTCGGCGTGCTGCTCGATGCCCGGTCGGCGCACAGGCGCCGCACCGCTTACAAGCACCTGCTGGCGATAGCGGCCACCCACGCCATCGGCGCCGCCCGGGTGCGTGAGGTGATCGAGATCGCAGGACTGGATGCTGTGGCAGACAGGCGGGTCGGCGGATTCTCGCTCGGCATGAACCAACGGCTCGGGATCGCTGCGGCTCTGCTGGGAGACCCGCAGACGATCATCCTCGACGAGCCGGTGAACGGCCTCGACCCCGACGGCATCCTGTGGATCCGCGGTCTGCTGCGGCAGCTCGCGGGGGAGGGGAAGACCGTGCTGCTCTCGTCTCATCTGATGAGCGAGATGACCCAGACGGCCGACCATCTGCTGGTCATCGGCCGAGGGACGATCCTGGCAGACGGTCCCCTGCACGACGTGGTCGCGGGTGCCACCAGATCCGTGGTGCGCGTGCGGACCAGAGAGGTCGAGCGACTCATGGGCACCCTCGCGGGCTCACAGGTCGCCGTGACGGCGCACACGGATGGCGCGGTCGAGATCGACGGCCTCGCCGCCGAGGACGTTGCGCGTGCCGCGGCCGGCGCAGGCATCGTGCTGCACGAGATCGCCACCATCGAGGGCTCGCTCGAAGACGCCTACCTCGCCCTCACCGCGCACGACACCGAGTACCGCGCGACCGCGCATGACGCCACCGAAGGAGCCGGACGATGACCCTCACCACGAGTCCCCGACGAGCGGATGCGCGCACTCGCCGCCCCGCGTTCGCCCACCTGCTGCGGTCGGAGTGGATCAAGCTGTTCAGCCTGCCCTCCTCCGTGCTCGCCCTCGCGGCGATCTTCCTCATCGGGGTCGGCGGCAGCCTGTTCCTCGGGGTGACGCTCGAGTCGTCGGGCGCGCCGTCGGTGCTCCTGATCGAGCGCACCATGGCCGATGTCACGGTGCCGACCGTCGTGCTCGGCCAGATCATCACCGGTATCCTCGGAGTCATGCTGATCGGCGGCGAATACGCATCGGGCTCGATTCAGCCCACGTTCGTCGCGGTGCCCGACCGGTTGCGCGTCCTGCGCGCGAAGGCGGTCGTGGCGTTCACCGTCGTCACCGCGACCGCCCTCGTCACCGTGTTCAGCGCATGGGCGCTCACCACGCCGATCTATGCACAGTTCGGCCTCGCGGCACCGCTCAC is a genomic window containing:
- a CDS encoding BLUF domain-containing protein, with the translated sequence MTAEHALVSLVYCSSATHPFSEQELADLLAVSRARNSARDITGMLLYRGGEFVQILEGARSDVESLMEIIGRDPRHEDVRVLIEEPLHERRFAEWTMGYQSLVAAEPKMLSGYRDSFDDLRVGDHDMIGRAIMELTLWFRVRESAAR
- a CDS encoding ATP-binding cassette domain-containing protein, which gives rise to MIRVQSLTKHYGERVAVNGIDFTVEPGTVTGFLGPNGAGKSTTMRMIVGLDRPTAGTAEVNGRAYADLPSPLREVGVLLDARSAHRRRTAYKHLLAIAATHAIGAARVREVIEIAGLDAVADRRVGGFSLGMNQRLGIAAALLGDPQTIILDEPVNGLDPDGILWIRGLLRQLAGEGKTVLLSSHLMSEMTQTADHLLVIGRGTILADGPLHDVVAGATRSVVRVRTREVERLMGTLAGSQVAVTAHTDGAVEIDGLAAEDVARAAAGAGIVLHEIATIEGSLEDAYLALTAHDTEYRATAHDATEGAGR